The window ATAATGACGCCAGTGATTGCGCATGCGTTTTATGAATACTTCTTTTGGAATTATTTATTTTTTAAGACGGATCGCGGCGCTTATGGCGCTCGGGTCGAAAAGCGATAACCCGTCCCACGCACGGTTTGAACCAGATGATGATGACTGGGCTCCAGCGCTTTGCGTAAACGTCGAATATGCACATCCACCGTGCGTTCTTCCACGTAGACATTGCCGCCCCATACCTGATCCAAAAGCTGCCCGCGAGTATACACCCGTTCCTGATGCGTCATAAAGAACTGCAGGAGCTTGTATTCCGTGGGGCCCATGTTGAGCGCATCGCCTTTGGCGGTGACGCGATGGCACACTGGATCGAGGCGGAGTCCTTCGACCTCAATGGGGGTTTCCATGCCTTGTACGGCGGTGCGGCGCAGCACTGCTTTCAGGCGCGCGACCAGTTCTCTGGGAGAGAATGGTTTGGTGATGTAATCGTCTGCGCCCACCTCCAGGCCCTGGACTTTGTTGTCCTCTTCGGTTTTGGCGGTGAGCATGATGAGAGGGATTTCCGAGGTGTTTTGGTCTCGCTTTAACCGGCGTGCGAATTCAATGCCGCTGACGCCGGGAAGCATCCAGTCCAGCAGTATGAGGTCCGGCTTCTGATCAATGATCAATGCATGCGCTTCCCGCGCGTCCCCGGCCTCCAGGTAGTCATAGTCAGCCATTTCCAGAGCGACTGCGATCATTTCCCGGATGGCGGGCTCATCGTCCACTATGAGAACTTGTTTGCTTGCCATGCAAAACACCTTTTTGAATACTCGATTGCCGAATTATTACAACGGCGTTTTGTTACAAGTATATGACAGGCGCTTAATTAATGTGATGGAAATGAGCCCGACCGTTTGCAGTCGGGCTGTAAGCTTGGCGGAATGGGCTTTAGGGACGGAAAATAAACTCCAG is drawn from Hahella sp. KA22 and contains these coding sequences:
- the phoB gene encoding phosphate regulon transcriptional regulator PhoB; the protein is MASKQVLIVDDEPAIREMIAVALEMADYDYLEAGDAREAHALIIDQKPDLILLDWMLPGVSGIEFARRLKRDQNTSEIPLIMLTAKTEEDNKVQGLEVGADDYITKPFSPRELVARLKAVLRRTAVQGMETPIEVEGLRLDPVCHRVTAKGDALNMGPTEYKLLQFFMTHQERVYTRGQLLDQVWGGNVYVEERTVDVHIRRLRKALEPSHHHLVQTVRGTGYRFSTRAP